A DNA window from Rossellomorea marisflavi contains the following coding sequences:
- the upp gene encoding uracil phosphoribosyltransferase — protein MGKVYVFDHPLIQHKLTFIRDKETGTKEFRELVDEVATLMAFEITRDLPLEDIEVQTPVSPAQAKTLAGKKLGIVPILRAGLGMVDGILKLIPAAKVGHVGLYRDPETLKPIEYYVKLPSDVEERDFILVDPMLATGGSAVEAINSLKKRGAQSIRFMCLVACPEGVEAIKEAHPDVDIYIAALDEKLNEKGYIVPGLGDAGDRLYGTK, from the coding sequence GTGGGAAAAGTATACGTATTTGATCATCCATTGATCCAACATAAGTTAACATTCATCCGTGATAAAGAAACGGGTACAAAGGAATTCCGCGAGCTGGTGGATGAGGTTGCCACACTCATGGCGTTCGAAATCACACGCGACCTGCCCCTTGAAGATATCGAGGTTCAAACGCCGGTAAGCCCTGCACAGGCGAAGACGCTGGCAGGAAAGAAACTGGGGATCGTTCCGATCCTGCGTGCCGGATTGGGTATGGTTGACGGGATCCTGAAGCTGATCCCTGCAGCCAAAGTAGGTCACGTCGGCCTTTACCGCGACCCTGAAACCCTCAAACCGATTGAATACTATGTGAAACTCCCAAGTGACGTAGAAGAGCGCGATTTCATCCTCGTCGATCCAATGCTTGCAACGGGCGGATCTGCCGTAGAGGCAATCAACTCCCTTAAGAAGCGCGGTGCCCAAAGCATTCGTTTCATGTGCCTTGTCGCATGTCCTGAAGGGGTCGAAGCAATCAAGGAAGCACATCCTGATGTGGATATCTACATTGCGGCCCTTGATGAGAAGTTGAACGAAAAAGGCTATATCGTACCGGGTCTAGGTGACGCAGGCGACCGTCTGTACGGAACGAAATAA
- the glyA gene encoding serine hydroxymethyltransferase: protein MSKIAKQDPELYASIQEELERQRTKIELIASENFVSEAVMEAQGSVLTNKYAEGYPGRRYYGGCEHVDVAENLARDRAKELFGAEHVNVQPHSGAQANMAVYFTILEQGDTVLGMNLSHGGHLTHGSPVNFSGVQYNFVEYGVDEENQLINYEDVRQKALEHKPKLIVAGASAYPRKIDFAKFREIADEVGAYLMVDMAHIAGLVAAGLHQNPVPYSDFVTTTTHKTLRGPRGGMILCKEEFAKKIDKSIFPGIQGGPLMHVIAAKAVAFGEALQDSFKEYAQNIIDNAARLGEGLTKEGINLVSGGSDNHLLLIDLRSLSLTGKVAEKVLDDIGITVNKNTIPFDPESPFVTSGIRIGTAAVTSRGFGAGEMDEIASIIALTLKNHEDETKLEEARKRVTDLTSRFELYPEQ, encoded by the coding sequence ATGAGTAAGATTGCCAAGCAAGATCCGGAACTTTATGCATCAATTCAAGAAGAATTGGAACGTCAGCGTACTAAGATCGAGTTGATCGCGTCAGAGAACTTTGTCAGTGAAGCAGTCATGGAAGCCCAAGGCTCCGTGTTGACGAATAAGTACGCAGAAGGATATCCAGGCCGTCGCTATTATGGTGGATGCGAGCATGTCGATGTGGCTGAAAACCTCGCCCGCGACCGTGCAAAAGAACTCTTCGGCGCAGAACACGTCAATGTTCAGCCTCACTCAGGTGCCCAGGCCAACATGGCAGTTTACTTTACCATCCTCGAACAGGGAGACACAGTCCTTGGTATGAACCTGTCCCATGGGGGTCACCTCACTCACGGCAGTCCGGTGAACTTCAGCGGGGTTCAATACAACTTCGTGGAGTACGGTGTAGATGAAGAGAATCAATTGATCAATTATGAAGATGTACGTCAGAAAGCTCTTGAGCATAAGCCGAAGCTCATCGTAGCCGGAGCGAGTGCATACCCGCGCAAGATCGATTTCGCTAAGTTCCGTGAAATCGCGGATGAGGTCGGTGCTTACCTCATGGTGGACATGGCTCATATCGCCGGTCTTGTTGCAGCAGGACTTCACCAGAACCCAGTACCATATTCCGATTTCGTTACGACAACGACACATAAAACGCTTCGCGGTCCACGCGGCGGTATGATCCTGTGCAAAGAAGAATTCGCGAAGAAAATCGACAAATCCATTTTCCCTGGTATCCAAGGCGGTCCTTTGATGCATGTCATCGCGGCAAAAGCGGTGGCATTCGGTGAGGCGCTGCAGGATTCTTTTAAAGAATACGCTCAAAACATCATTGATAACGCAGCCCGTCTTGGAGAAGGCCTTACGAAAGAAGGAATCAACCTTGTTTCCGGCGGTTCTGATAATCATCTTCTTCTGATCGACCTGCGCTCATTGAGCCTGACAGGAAAAGTAGCTGAGAAGGTACTTGATGATATCGGCATTACCGTGAATAAGAATACCATCCCGTTCGATCCGGAAAGCCCGTTCGTTACAAGCGGTATCCGTATCGGTACAGCAGCCGTTACATCCAGGGGCTTCGGCGCAGGAGAGATGGACGAGATCGCGTCCATCATCGCCCTTACACTGAAAAACCATGAGGATGAAACGAAACTGGAAGAAGCACGCAAGCGTGTAACGGATCTCACCAGCCGATTCGAATTATATCCGGAGCAATAA
- a CDS encoding TIGR01440 family protein, which translates to MDHIQLKQAFQTILQEFHDQVPLRKGQVLVIGCSTSEVMGEKIGTAGTIDTAELIYEELRKYADQSGVSLAFQCCEHLNRAIVIERETAEARDLDEVTVVPVRKAGGAMATHAYHRFQDPVIVEHIKADAGIDIGDTFIGMHLKHVAVPVRVSVRSLGHAHVTLARTRPKLIGGNRAVYE; encoded by the coding sequence ATGGATCACATCCAACTGAAGCAAGCGTTTCAGACCATTCTTCAGGAGTTTCATGATCAGGTTCCACTCAGAAAAGGACAGGTCCTCGTCATCGGCTGCTCCACCTCCGAGGTAATGGGGGAAAAGATCGGGACTGCAGGGACCATTGATACAGCTGAATTGATTTATGAAGAGCTGAGGAAGTACGCAGATCAATCAGGCGTATCCCTTGCCTTTCAATGCTGTGAACACTTGAACCGGGCGATTGTCATCGAACGTGAAACAGCCGAGGCAAGAGATCTTGACGAAGTCACGGTCGTACCGGTGAGGAAAGCAGGAGGCGCCATGGCCACCCATGCTTATCATCGCTTTCAGGATCCTGTCATTGTGGAACATATCAAGGCCGATGCAGGCATTGATATCGGTGATACCTTCATCGGCATGCATTTGAAGCATGTGGCCGTTCCGGTGCGGGTCAGCGTGCGCAGTCTCGGACATGCCCACGTCACCCTGGCAAGGACCCGCCCTAAATTGATCGGTGGAAACCGTGCGGTCTATGAGTGA
- the rpiB gene encoding ribose 5-phosphate isomerase B codes for MKIAIASDHGGVNIREEIKSLMDELGLQYEDFGCECGTSVDYPDYALPVAEKVANGEFDRGILICGTGIGMSISANKVKGIRCALVHDVFSAKATREHNDSNILAMGERVIGPGLAREIAKTWLQTEFEGGRHSNRIGKITSYEEK; via the coding sequence ATGAAGATCGCAATTGCATCCGATCACGGCGGTGTGAATATCCGTGAAGAAATAAAATCATTGATGGATGAGCTTGGCCTTCAGTATGAAGACTTCGGCTGCGAATGCGGCACATCCGTGGATTATCCGGATTATGCGCTGCCGGTTGCCGAAAAAGTGGCCAATGGTGAATTCGATCGAGGAATCCTCATCTGCGGAACCGGTATCGGAATGAGTATTTCTGCGAATAAAGTGAAAGGGATTCGCTGTGCCCTCGTACACGACGTGTTCAGTGCAAAAGCGACCCGTGAGCATAATGACAGCAACATCCTTGCCATGGGTGAACGCGTCATCGGACCTGGGCTTGCGCGTGAAATCGCCAAAACCTGGCTCCAGACCGAATTCGAAGGTGGCAGGCATTCAAACCGCATCGGGAAGATCACTAGCTACGAAGAGAAGTGA
- a CDS encoding methyl-accepting chemotaxis protein yields the protein MAKGKGSKKGLRKKIVLFTTLLAIITYTTSAAFIYFIKPTFASDVSDFWFTLATLGMGIFWSGFLAYLAAGYIDKPLQRLEQAALKAADGDISTEVELSKSDDEIRSLGVAYNKMLHNLREMVANIDENFSKTNTYVQELSDASELASTQANSVSRTISEISAGAESSAAAIQTTAESVEDVIRIAQEVQDHSKSSEKLSETMVAELNESKEVIHSLVEGINRLATGNESSLEAVKRLEGHAREVEQIIQLVGDIANQTNLLALNASIEAARAGEHGKGFAVVAEEVRNLADESGKAVQGISGLIQNIQTEVGLVVGKITDQVTTANREADKGEQTNRVIQNMTKSIHEVVDSVKTISVLVDDQMKSIQLTSNQSQEVAAIAEETSAGAEEVSEATNEQAGVMKNVEELAHQLKSQAESLKGTITKFHL from the coding sequence ATGGCTAAAGGGAAAGGCTCCAAGAAAGGTCTCAGGAAGAAGATTGTACTATTCACCACACTTCTGGCAATCATCACGTATACGACGAGTGCCGCGTTCATTTATTTCATCAAACCGACATTCGCATCCGATGTAAGTGATTTCTGGTTTACCCTCGCAACACTTGGAATGGGGATCTTCTGGTCGGGGTTCCTTGCGTATCTTGCAGCAGGATATATCGATAAGCCTCTGCAACGACTGGAACAAGCGGCGTTGAAAGCGGCGGATGGTGACATTTCCACAGAAGTGGAACTGTCGAAATCCGATGATGAGATCCGCTCCCTCGGGGTGGCGTATAACAAGATGCTTCATAACCTGCGGGAAATGGTGGCGAACATCGACGAGAATTTCAGTAAGACCAATACGTATGTACAGGAGCTTTCCGACGCGTCCGAACTTGCGTCCACCCAGGCTAATTCCGTTTCCAGGACGATCAGCGAAATCTCTGCTGGTGCAGAAAGTTCGGCAGCGGCCATCCAGACAACGGCGGAATCCGTTGAAGATGTCATCCGCATCGCACAGGAAGTACAGGATCATTCCAAATCCTCTGAAAAGCTGTCTGAAACCATGGTGGCAGAATTGAACGAGAGCAAGGAGGTCATCCATTCACTGGTGGAAGGAATCAATCGATTGGCGACGGGGAATGAATCGTCCCTTGAGGCCGTGAAGCGACTTGAGGGCCACGCCCGGGAAGTCGAGCAGATCATCCAGCTCGTGGGGGACATCGCCAACCAGACGAATCTTCTTGCTCTGAATGCATCCATTGAGGCGGCAAGGGCCGGGGAACACGGTAAGGGATTTGCGGTTGTTGCAGAGGAAGTCCGTAACCTTGCTGATGAAAGCGGGAAAGCGGTCCAGGGAATATCCGGATTGATCCAAAACATCCAGACCGAGGTCGGGCTGGTAGTCGGTAAGATCACAGATCAAGTGACCACCGCGAACAGGGAAGCGGATAAAGGTGAACAGACGAACCGCGTCATCCAGAATATGACCAAAAGCATCCATGAAGTCGTGGATTCCGTCAAGACGATCTCTGTCCTCGTGGACGATCAGATGAAGAGCATCCAGCTCACGTCCAACCAGTCGCAGGAAGTCGCGGCGATCGCAGAGGAAACATCTGCCGGAGCGGAAGAAGTGTCTGAAGCAACGAATGAGCAGGCAGGGGTCATGAAGAACGTGGAAGAACTCGCCCATCAATTGAAATCACAGGCGGAGTCACTCAAAGGAACCATTACAAAATTCCATCTATGA
- a CDS encoding low molecular weight protein arginine phosphatase, producing the protein MNILFICTGNTCRSPMAEAILKHNNHQGIQVKSAGVFAMDGADASIQAKEVLKENDIIHKHQSSSITREKLDWASYIFTMTQGHKWAIVDQYPHIADKIFTLKEYVLEDPEDLDVSDPYGGSVEIYRHTYNELDSLIGQLMDKLERE; encoded by the coding sequence ATGAATATTCTATTTATCTGCACAGGCAACACCTGCCGAAGCCCCATGGCTGAAGCAATCCTTAAACATAACAACCACCAAGGAATCCAAGTGAAATCCGCAGGCGTTTTCGCCATGGACGGAGCAGATGCCTCAATTCAAGCTAAAGAAGTGCTGAAAGAGAACGATATAATACATAAGCACCAATCCAGCTCCATCACACGTGAAAAACTGGACTGGGCTTCATATATTTTCACCATGACACAGGGCCATAAATGGGCGATCGTAGATCAATATCCCCATATCGCCGATAAAATCTTCACGCTGAAGGAATACGTACTCGAGGACCCGGAAGACCTTGATGTTTCCGATCCGTATGGAGGCAGCGTTGAGATCTACCGGCATACATATAACGAACTGGATTCCTTGATCGGTCAGTTAATGGACAAACTGGAGCGTGAGTGA